One region of Burkholderia pyrrocinia genomic DNA includes:
- a CDS encoding DUF1427 family protein: MEPYLVSLGAGLLIGVIYSAIKVRSPAPPLIALVGLLGMLIGVQAIPTLKQLFGF; the protein is encoded by the coding sequence ATGGAACCTTATCTGGTTTCCCTTGGTGCGGGCTTGCTGATCGGTGTCATTTACAGCGCGATCAAGGTGCGCTCGCCGGCACCGCCGCTGATTGCGCTTGTCGGGTTGCTCGGCATGTTGATCGGCGTGCAGGCCATCCCCACCCTCAAACAGCTTTTTGGCTTCTGA
- a CDS encoding transporter substrate-binding domain-containing protein, protein MNGKRIKWAIRTIGVIAAAAATLAAPVQAKEWKTVTVALEGGYAPWNLTLPGGKLGGFEPELLANVCGRIKVQCNMVAQDWDGMIPGLQAGKFDVLMDAISITPEREKILLFSRPYAATPATFAVTDTKILPKAAPGAPAVKLTGDANADKPTVDALRKQLKGKTIGIQSGTVYTKFINDSFKDIASIRVYKTSPERDLDLVAGRIDASFDDVTYYAANIEKKENASIVLAGPKLGGPIWGPGEGLAFRKQDADLKTKFDAAIGAALADGTVKKLADKWFKTDVTP, encoded by the coding sequence GTGAACGGCAAGCGCATCAAGTGGGCAATCAGGACGATCGGCGTCATCGCGGCTGCAGCGGCAACGCTTGCCGCGCCGGTGCAGGCAAAGGAATGGAAGACGGTGACGGTGGCGCTCGAAGGCGGCTACGCACCGTGGAACCTCACGCTGCCGGGCGGCAAGCTCGGCGGCTTCGAACCGGAACTGCTCGCCAACGTGTGCGGCCGGATCAAGGTCCAGTGCAACATGGTCGCGCAGGACTGGGACGGGATGATTCCCGGCCTGCAGGCCGGCAAGTTCGATGTCCTGATGGATGCGATCTCGATCACGCCGGAGCGCGAGAAGATCCTGCTGTTCTCGCGCCCCTATGCGGCCACGCCGGCGACGTTCGCCGTCACCGACACGAAGATCCTGCCGAAGGCCGCGCCCGGCGCGCCGGCCGTCAAGCTGACCGGCGACGCGAACGCCGACAAGCCGACCGTCGACGCGCTGCGCAAGCAGTTGAAGGGCAAGACGATCGGCATCCAGTCGGGCACCGTCTATACGAAATTCATCAACGACAGCTTCAAGGACATCGCGTCGATCCGCGTGTACAAGACCTCGCCCGAGCGCGATCTCGACCTCGTCGCCGGGCGCATCGATGCGTCGTTCGACGACGTCACGTACTACGCGGCGAACATCGAGAAGAAGGAAAACGCGTCGATCGTGCTCGCGGGCCCGAAGCTCGGCGGGCCGATCTGGGGGCCGGGCGAAGGTCTCGCGTTCCGCAAGCAGGATGCCGACCTGAAGACCAAGTTCGATGCGGCGATCGGTGCTGCGCTCGCGGACGGCACCGTGAAGAAGCTCGCCGACAAGTGGTTCAAGACCGACGTCACGCCGTAA
- a CDS encoding HAL/PAL/TAL family ammonia-lyase, protein MTVFRSAKPLDWRQVAAVAAGEPLALADEARVRVVAARELVDEIVARGIRAYGVNTGVGALCDVIVSPAQQSTLSRNILMSHAVGVGAPLGAAETRAIMAAAINNYAHGHSGVRADVVDQLVALLEHDCLPEVPAHGSVGYLTHMAHVALVCIGHGHARHRGERIRGDEALRRIGREPLVLGAKEGLSLVNGTPCVTGLAALALARAERLLDWADWVAATSFENLGGQLAAFDPASLALRISPGIGHVGARLRALLADSGMLAAASGRHTQDPLSLRTIPHVHGAARDVFDVTAEVVDRELASVTDNPIVAGTRDAPTVHSQAHAVGAGIALAMDSLAAAMAQVAAIAERRLDRLVNPLVSGLPAFLATPGGTCSGFMIAQYTAVALVAQNQRLAAPASLDGGITSGLQEDHLCHATPAALKALDIIENTTRVLAIELLAAAQAYDLQADGASRAAPTDALWRHVRERVPVYRDDRPLADDIAIAAGIVASVPPPVM, encoded by the coding sequence ATGACCGTATTCCGTTCGGCAAAACCGCTTGACTGGCGGCAGGTCGCGGCAGTGGCCGCCGGCGAGCCGCTCGCGCTGGCCGATGAGGCGCGCGTACGCGTCGTCGCGGCCCGTGAGCTCGTCGACGAAATCGTCGCGCGCGGCATCCGCGCGTATGGCGTCAATACGGGCGTCGGCGCGCTGTGCGACGTGATCGTGTCGCCGGCGCAGCAGAGCACGCTGTCGCGCAACATCCTGATGAGCCACGCCGTCGGCGTGGGCGCACCGCTCGGCGCGGCGGAAACGCGCGCGATCATGGCCGCGGCGATCAACAACTACGCGCACGGGCATTCGGGCGTGCGCGCCGACGTCGTCGACCAGCTCGTCGCGTTGCTGGAACACGATTGCCTGCCGGAAGTGCCGGCGCACGGCTCCGTCGGTTATCTGACCCACATGGCGCACGTCGCGCTCGTCTGCATCGGCCATGGTCATGCGCGCCATCGCGGCGAGCGGATTCGCGGCGACGAGGCGTTGCGCCGCATCGGCCGCGAGCCGCTCGTGCTCGGCGCGAAGGAAGGGCTGAGTCTCGTCAACGGCACGCCGTGCGTGACGGGGCTGGCCGCGCTCGCGCTCGCGCGCGCGGAGCGGCTGCTCGACTGGGCCGACTGGGTGGCGGCGACGAGCTTCGAGAACCTCGGCGGGCAGCTCGCCGCCTTCGATCCGGCGTCGCTTGCGTTGCGGATTTCGCCCGGCATCGGGCACGTCGGCGCGCGGTTGCGTGCGCTGCTCGCCGACAGCGGGATGCTCGCCGCGGCAAGCGGCCGGCATACGCAGGATCCGCTCAGCCTGCGCACGATTCCGCACGTGCACGGCGCGGCGCGCGACGTGTTCGACGTGACGGCGGAGGTGGTCGATCGCGAACTGGCGTCGGTGACCGACAATCCGATCGTGGCCGGCACGCGCGACGCGCCGACCGTCCATTCGCAGGCGCATGCGGTCGGCGCGGGCATCGCGCTGGCGATGGACAGCCTCGCGGCGGCGATGGCCCAGGTCGCGGCAATCGCCGAACGGCGTCTCGACCGGCTCGTCAATCCGCTCGTGAGCGGGCTGCCGGCGTTTCTCGCCACGCCGGGCGGCACCTGTTCGGGCTTCATGATCGCGCAGTACACGGCGGTCGCGCTCGTCGCGCAGAACCAGCGGCTCGCGGCGCCGGCGAGCCTCGACGGCGGCATCACGTCGGGCCTGCAGGAAGATCATCTGTGCCATGCGACGCCGGCGGCGCTGAAAGCGCTCGACATCATCGAGAACACGACGCGCGTGCTGGCGATCGAACTGCTGGCCGCCGCACAGGCCTACGATCTGCAGGCGGACGGCGCATCGCGGGCCGCACCCACCGACGCGCTGTGGCGGCATGTGCGCGAACGCGTGCCGGTGTACCGGGACGACCGGCCGCTCGCGGACGACATCGCGATCGCCGCCGGCATCGTCGCGAGCGTGCCGCCGCCCGTGATGTAA
- a CDS encoding ABC transporter permease codes for MAILEMLGFGTEGWGGVLLLAALMTVALTLAALAVGAVIGAAIAAAKLSRHRSARLLGDLYTTVFRGVPELLVIYLFYFGGSTLVTTIGQWFGAEGFIGVPPFVIGALAVGMISGAYQAEVYRAAVLAVSKGELEAARSVGMSSGMVLRRILIPQVLRFALPGIGNVWQLSLKDSALISVTGLAELLRTSQIAANSTHQYFVFFVAGGALYLVMTGLSNRVFNRAEAIVGRSFRRNFARN; via the coding sequence ATGGCGATTCTTGAAATGCTCGGCTTCGGAACCGAAGGCTGGGGCGGCGTGCTGCTGCTTGCCGCACTGATGACGGTCGCGCTGACGCTCGCCGCGCTCGCGGTCGGCGCGGTGATCGGCGCCGCGATCGCGGCCGCGAAACTGTCGCGCCACCGCAGCGCACGCCTGCTCGGCGATCTCTACACGACGGTGTTTCGCGGCGTGCCCGAACTGCTCGTCATCTACCTGTTCTATTTCGGCGGCTCGACGCTCGTCACGACCATCGGCCAGTGGTTCGGCGCGGAAGGCTTCATCGGCGTGCCGCCGTTCGTGATCGGCGCGCTGGCGGTCGGGATGATCTCGGGCGCGTATCAGGCGGAGGTCTACCGCGCGGCCGTGCTGGCCGTGTCGAAGGGCGAGCTCGAAGCGGCGCGCTCGGTCGGCATGTCGAGCGGCATGGTGCTGCGCCGCATCCTGATTCCGCAGGTGCTGCGCTTCGCGCTACCCGGCATCGGCAACGTGTGGCAACTGAGCCTGAAGGACTCCGCATTGATCTCGGTCACCGGGCTCGCCGAGCTGCTGCGCACGAGCCAGATCGCCGCGAACTCGACGCACCAGTACTTCGTGTTCTTCGTCGCGGGCGGCGCGCTCTACCTCGTGATGACGGGCCTGTCGAACCGCGTGTTCAACCGGGCGGAAGCGATCGTCGGCCGCTCGTTCCGCCGCAATTTCGCGCGCAACTGA
- a CDS encoding ABC transporter permease: MSIDFDFLIDTLRQLLAAVPTTLGLFFASLVLGGLLSLVIVTMRVSPRWLPNRFARAYILVFRGSPLLIQMFLVYYGLGQFGVIRESFVWPLLREPYVCAVLSLALCTAGYTAEIVRGGLMAVPVGQIEAGYSIGLSGFALLRRVIGPIALRQCLPAYSTEAVLLVKSTALASLVTVWEVTGVAQQIIQQTYRTTEVFVCAALIYLALNFIVVRVLGALEWRLSAHLRAPKPAGVPAAAARNARRVAP, encoded by the coding sequence ATGTCCATCGATTTCGACTTCCTCATCGACACGCTGCGCCAGTTGCTCGCGGCCGTGCCGACCACGCTCGGCCTGTTCTTCGCGTCGCTCGTGCTCGGCGGCCTGCTGTCGCTCGTGATCGTCACGATGCGCGTGTCGCCGCGCTGGCTGCCGAACCGCTTCGCGCGCGCGTACATCCTGGTGTTTCGCGGTTCGCCGCTGCTGATCCAGATGTTTCTCGTGTATTACGGGCTCGGCCAGTTCGGCGTGATTCGCGAGAGCTTCGTGTGGCCGCTGCTGCGCGAACCGTATGTGTGCGCGGTGCTGTCGCTGGCGTTGTGCACGGCCGGCTATACGGCCGAGATCGTGCGCGGCGGGCTGATGGCCGTGCCGGTCGGGCAGATCGAGGCCGGTTATTCGATCGGCCTGTCGGGCTTCGCGCTGCTGCGGCGCGTGATCGGCCCGATCGCGCTGCGCCAGTGCCTGCCCGCGTATTCGACCGAAGCCGTGCTGCTCGTCAAGTCGACCGCGCTGGCCAGCCTCGTCACGGTGTGGGAAGTGACGGGCGTCGCGCAGCAGATCATCCAGCAGACCTACCGCACGACCGAGGTGTTCGTGTGCGCGGCCCTCATCTACCTCGCGCTGAACTTCATCGTCGTACGCGTGCTCGGCGCGCTCGAATGGCGGCTGTCGGCCCACCTGCGCGCGCCGAAGCCGGCCGGCGTGCCCGCCGCGGCGGCACGCAATGCCCGGCGCGTCGCGCCCTGA
- a CDS encoding DoxX family protein: MSTTTGRYSPGWIRVLLAQPWVGALVRLALVSAFLIGGVDKALHFDDAIAEQAHFGLHPPAFWAALAVVVEIGGSLCVVFRRFTWIGAGGLGVLTVVAMLVANDFWNKAGVARFMALNSFFEHLGLIAALVLVTMLGDVQRGEGGRSRLSFF, from the coding sequence ATGTCGACGACAACCGGCCGGTACAGCCCCGGGTGGATTCGCGTCCTGCTGGCGCAGCCGTGGGTCGGCGCGCTGGTGCGACTTGCGCTGGTTTCCGCCTTTCTGATCGGAGGCGTCGACAAGGCGCTGCACTTCGACGATGCGATCGCGGAGCAGGCGCATTTCGGCCTCCATCCGCCCGCGTTCTGGGCTGCACTGGCGGTTGTGGTCGAGATCGGCGGTTCGCTGTGCGTGGTATTTCGCCGGTTCACCTGGATTGGCGCGGGTGGGCTCGGTGTGCTGACCGTCGTCGCGATGCTGGTGGCGAACGACTTCTGGAACAAGGCGGGCGTGGCGCGCTTCATGGCGCTCAACAGCTTCTTCGAGCACCTGGGGCTGATCGCCGCGCTCGTCCTCGTCACCATGCTTGGCGATGTTCAACGCGGGGAAGGGGGGCGGTCGCGCCTGAGCTTTTTTTAG
- a CDS encoding amidohydrolase gives MTATESQPDLILHNGRFTTLDRANPTATAVAIAAGRFVAVGNEADVMRLAGRATKVVDLEGRAVLPGLIDNHCHVIRGGLNYNMELRWDGVPSLAVAMDMLKRQVAITPAPQWVRVVGGFTEHQFAEKRLPTIEELNAAAPDTPVFILHLYDRALLNAAALRVVGYTKDTPEPPGGTILRDAAGNPTGLLLANPNATILYATLAKGPKLPFEYQYNSTRHFMRELNRLGVTGVIDAGGGSQNYPDDYEVIRKLHDAGEMTIRIAYNLFTQKPNAEKEDFVNWTKSVKYHDGTDYFRNNGAGEMLVFSAADFEDFRVARPDLPAQMEDDLEGVVRVLAQNRWPWRMHATYDETISRALDVFEKVNKDIPLEGLNWFFDHAETITEKSMDRIAALGGGIAVQHRMAYQGEYFVERYGAQAAEATPPVAKMLSKGIKVSAGTDATRVASYNPWVSLAWLVTGKTVGGLRMYPQRNLLDRETALRMWTEYVTWFSNEEGKKGRVAVGQLADLVVPDRDFFACAEDDIAGTTALLTVVGGKIVWGAGPFASHDAPIPPAMPDWSPVREYGGYGGWGATQRNGAPLQRAAAAAMCGCASACNVHAHAHASAWGSALPTSDAKGFWGAFGCSCWAI, from the coding sequence ATGACCGCAACCGAGTCCCAACCGGATCTGATCCTTCACAACGGAAGGTTCACGACCCTCGACCGCGCAAACCCCACCGCGACGGCGGTGGCGATAGCCGCCGGCCGCTTCGTTGCGGTCGGCAATGAAGCGGATGTCATGCGGCTCGCCGGGCGCGCGACGAAGGTCGTCGACCTCGAAGGCCGCGCCGTGCTGCCGGGCCTGATCGACAACCACTGCCACGTGATTCGCGGTGGCCTGAACTACAACATGGAACTGCGCTGGGACGGTGTGCCGTCGCTCGCAGTCGCGATGGACATGCTCAAGCGGCAGGTCGCGATCACGCCCGCGCCGCAATGGGTGCGCGTGGTCGGCGGCTTCACCGAGCACCAGTTCGCCGAGAAGCGCCTGCCGACGATCGAGGAGCTCAACGCCGCCGCGCCCGATACGCCGGTGTTCATCCTGCATCTGTACGACCGTGCGCTGCTGAACGCGGCCGCGCTGCGCGTGGTCGGCTACACGAAGGACACGCCCGAGCCGCCGGGCGGCACGATCCTGCGCGACGCCGCGGGCAACCCGACCGGGCTGCTGCTCGCGAACCCGAACGCGACGATTCTCTACGCGACGCTCGCGAAGGGGCCGAAGCTGCCGTTCGAATACCAGTACAACTCGACGCGCCACTTCATGCGCGAACTGAACCGTCTCGGCGTGACAGGCGTGATCGATGCGGGCGGCGGTTCGCAGAATTATCCCGACGATTACGAAGTGATCCGCAAGCTGCACGACGCGGGCGAGATGACGATCCGGATCGCGTACAACCTGTTCACGCAGAAGCCGAACGCCGAGAAGGAAGACTTCGTGAACTGGACCAAGAGCGTCAAGTATCACGACGGCACCGACTATTTCCGCAACAACGGCGCGGGCGAGATGCTGGTGTTTTCGGCAGCGGATTTCGAGGACTTCCGCGTCGCGCGTCCCGATCTGCCGGCGCAGATGGAAGACGATCTCGAAGGCGTCGTGCGCGTGCTCGCACAGAACCGCTGGCCGTGGCGCATGCATGCGACCTACGACGAAACGATCAGCCGCGCGCTCGACGTGTTCGAGAAGGTCAACAAGGACATCCCGCTCGAAGGCCTGAACTGGTTCTTCGATCACGCGGAAACCATTACCGAAAAATCGATGGATCGAATCGCGGCGCTGGGCGGCGGCATCGCGGTGCAGCACCGGATGGCGTACCAGGGGGAATACTTCGTCGAGCGTTATGGCGCACAAGCAGCCGAGGCGACGCCGCCCGTCGCGAAGATGCTCTCGAAGGGCATCAAGGTGTCGGCCGGCACCGACGCGACGCGTGTTGCCTCGTATAACCCGTGGGTGTCGCTTGCATGGCTCGTGACGGGCAAGACGGTCGGCGGCTTGCGGATGTATCCGCAGCGCAACCTGCTCGATCGCGAAACCGCGCTTCGCATGTGGACCGAGTACGTGACCTGGTTCTCGAACGAGGAAGGGAAGAAAGGGCGTGTAGCGGTCGGGCAGCTCGCCGACCTGGTGGTCCCGGATCGCGATTTCTTCGCATGCGCGGAGGACGATATCGCGGGCACGACCGCCTTGCTGACGGTGGTCGGCGGCAAGATCGTATGGGGCGCGGGGCCGTTCGCGTCGCACGACGCGCCGATTCCGCCGGCGATGCCGGACTGGTCGCCGGTGCGCGAGTACGGCGGCTACGGCGGCTGGGGCGCGACGCAGCGCAACGGCGCACCGCTGCAGCGTGCGGCGGCCGCTGCGATGTGCGGCTGCGCGAGTGCATGCAACGTGCACGCGCATGCGCACGCGAGCGCGTGGGGCAGTGCATTGCCGACGTCGGACGCGAAGGGCTTCTGGGGCGCGTTCGGTTGTTCCTGCTGGGCGATCTGA
- a CDS encoding ABC transporter ATP-binding protein: MNTAAPVALSVRNIHKSFGDHHVLKGISLDAHEGDVISILGASGSGKSTFLRCLNLLETPDDGTVALAGEELKMKRTRDGKLHPGDRRQVDRIRSQLGMVFQNFNLWSHMTVLDNLVEGPLRVQKRSRAEAVEEAEALLARVGLADKRGYYPAHLSGGQQQRVAIARALAMHPKVMLFDEPTSALDPELVGEVLRVMRSLAEEGRTMLVVTHEMGFARHVSNRVMFLHQGEVDSDGTPGDLFGGQCSERFRQFVSSHHDRSAN; the protein is encoded by the coding sequence ATGAACACCGCTGCTCCCGTTGCCCTGTCGGTCAGGAACATCCACAAGTCGTTCGGCGATCACCACGTGCTGAAGGGCATTTCGCTCGATGCGCACGAGGGCGACGTCATCTCGATCCTCGGCGCCAGCGGCTCGGGCAAGAGCACGTTCCTGCGCTGCCTGAACCTGCTCGAGACGCCCGACGACGGCACCGTCGCGCTCGCCGGCGAGGAACTGAAGATGAAGCGCACGCGCGACGGCAAGCTGCATCCGGGCGACCGGCGTCAGGTCGACCGGATCCGTTCGCAGCTCGGCATGGTGTTCCAGAACTTCAACCTGTGGTCGCACATGACGGTGCTCGACAACCTCGTCGAAGGCCCGTTGCGCGTGCAGAAGCGCAGCCGCGCGGAAGCGGTCGAGGAAGCCGAGGCGCTGCTCGCGCGCGTCGGCCTCGCGGACAAGCGCGGCTATTATCCGGCGCACCTGTCGGGCGGCCAGCAGCAGCGCGTCGCGATCGCCCGTGCGCTCGCGATGCATCCGAAGGTGATGCTGTTCGACGAACCGACGTCGGCGCTCGATCCGGAACTGGTCGGCGAGGTACTGCGCGTGATGCGCTCGCTCGCGGAGGAAGGGCGCACGATGCTGGTCGTCACGCACGAGATGGGTTTTGCACGGCACGTGTCGAACCGCGTGATGTTCCTGCATCAGGGCGAAGTCGATTCGGACGGCACGCCCGGCGATCTGTTCGGCGGCCAGTGCTCGGAGCGCTTCCGGCAGTTCGTGTCGAGCCATCACGACCGTTCCGCGAACTGA